A stretch of Desulfurivibrio alkaliphilus AHT 2 DNA encodes these proteins:
- the mutL gene encoding DNA mismatch repair endonuclease MutL translates to MSRIRVLPENLANQIAAGEVVERPASVVKELLENAVDAGARNISVQVEGRAVGLLRVSDDGSGMDADDLLLALERHATSKIADAEGLAAISTLGFRGEALPSIASVARLLLSSRPQGADLGTLVEVRFGTVRRVQETGAAQGTVVEVRDLFANVPARRKFLKSPRTELYHVEECVKNCGLAFPGLGLHYQVDGRTVLQWPAGVDDAAGRIRRLLGKRGELELVPVGEPGEGTVSEPVVTGLLLTPEETPATGARLRLFVNGRPVRDRMLSHAVAEGLHHQLLRGRQPAGVLFLRVDPATVDVNVHPTKQEIRFRQSGQVHDAVRAAVRKAVELHEQEKSRRLFGSAGAAVRKPPAPEAGQRAPAAESAAQGRLFRSATAAGGSVAPAAALGAASPSPPETVLAINSAEAPGDYPSSAVAQPPPAVAEPPAPPIAPEPRAAASPAIACGLEDAAPQLLGQVLHSYIICATADGMLAIDQHAAHERLLYERLLAQYNERGLARQALLFPAVLECSPAEAAVLEARGGEIARLGLGIETFGGHSYLIKAVPALLASHSPTEILAGVLSRYLDDGTNRGGGDGRLEAVLAGMACKAAVKAGQVLAPAEMQGLLKEMQGAGIFSRCPHGRPVVRHFGARELERWFNR, encoded by the coding sequence TTGTCACGGATCAGGGTCCTGCCGGAAAACCTGGCCAACCAGATCGCCGCCGGTGAGGTGGTGGAGCGCCCCGCATCGGTAGTCAAGGAGTTGCTGGAAAACGCGGTGGATGCTGGAGCCCGCAACATCAGCGTACAGGTGGAAGGCCGGGCCGTGGGGCTGTTGCGGGTCAGCGACGACGGCAGCGGCATGGACGCCGATGACCTGCTGCTGGCCCTGGAGCGTCACGCCACCAGCAAAATCGCCGATGCCGAGGGGCTGGCCGCCATCAGCACCCTGGGTTTCCGGGGCGAGGCCTTGCCCAGCATCGCCTCGGTTGCCCGCCTGTTGCTGAGCTCCCGCCCCCAGGGCGCCGATCTCGGGACCCTGGTGGAGGTGCGCTTCGGCACCGTGCGCCGGGTTCAGGAGACCGGGGCGGCCCAAGGCACGGTGGTGGAGGTCCGCGATCTCTTTGCCAATGTGCCGGCCCGGCGCAAGTTTCTCAAAAGCCCCCGCACCGAGCTGTATCATGTGGAAGAGTGCGTGAAAAACTGCGGCCTGGCCTTCCCCGGTCTGGGCCTGCACTACCAGGTGGACGGCCGGACGGTGCTGCAGTGGCCCGCCGGGGTCGATGACGCGGCGGGGCGAATCAGGCGTTTGCTGGGCAAAAGGGGCGAGCTGGAACTGGTTCCGGTGGGTGAGCCCGGGGAGGGAACGGTCTCGGAGCCGGTGGTTACCGGTTTGCTGTTGACCCCGGAAGAGACCCCGGCCACCGGGGCGCGCCTGCGGCTTTTCGTCAACGGCCGCCCGGTTCGGGATCGGATGTTGAGCCACGCCGTGGCGGAAGGTCTGCACCACCAGCTGTTGCGGGGACGGCAGCCGGCAGGGGTGCTTTTTCTAAGGGTTGATCCGGCGACGGTGGATGTCAATGTCCATCCCACCAAGCAGGAGATCCGCTTCCGGCAGTCCGGCCAGGTCCATGATGCGGTGCGGGCGGCGGTGCGCAAAGCGGTTGAACTGCACGAACAAGAGAAAAGCCGGCGCCTGTTCGGCTCAGCGGGGGCAGCGGTGCGGAAACCGCCGGCGCCAGAGGCCGGGCAGCGGGCGCCGGCAGCTGAGTCGGCTGCCCAGGGTCGGCTTTTCCGGTCGGCAACAGCGGCGGGCGGATCGGTTGCACCGGCCGCCGCCCTGGGCGCCGCGTCCCCGTCGCCGCCGGAGACTGTTTTGGCGATCAACAGCGCGGAGGCGCCTGGCGACTATCCTTCCAGCGCGGTGGCGCAACCGCCGCCGGCGGTTGCCGAACCCCCGGCCCCGCCGATTGCGCCTGAACCGAGGGCGGCAGCGTCTCCGGCAATCGCCTGCGGGCTGGAAGATGCCGCCCCCCAACTGCTGGGCCAGGTGCTGCATTCCTATATCATCTGCGCCACCGCCGACGGCATGCTGGCCATTGATCAGCATGCCGCCCACGAACGTCTGCTTTACGAACGGTTGCTGGCCCAGTACAATGAGCGGGGGCTGGCGCGGCAGGCCCTGCTTTTCCCGGCCGTGCTGGAGTGTTCACCGGCCGAGGCGGCGGTGCTGGAAGCCCGTGGCGGGGAAATTGCCAGGCTGGGGCTGGGAATCGAGACTTTCGGCGGCCACAGCTATTTGATCAAGGCCGTACCGGCGTTGCTGGCCTCCCATTCCCCGACGGAAATTCTGGCCGGGGTGCTTTCCCGCTACCTGGATGATGGTACGAATCGCGGGGGAGGGGACGGCCGCCTGGAAGCGGTACTGGCCGGGATGGCGTGCAAGGCGGCGGTAAAGGCCGGGCAGGTGCTGGCGCCGGCAGAGATGCAGGGCTTGCTGAAGGAGATGCAGGGGGCGGGGATCTTTTCCCGTTGCCCCCATGGGCGCCCGGTGGTGCGGCATTTCGGGGCCCGCGAACTGGAGCGGTGGTTTAATCGGTAA
- a CDS encoding sucrose synthase: MMENDLGCFVDEQDVAPLREFLLSLQRPEPPLLLRNDILLAFQQFAGQRPAAEGDLAGAWRFLRKVQEVLLADDLLIILYRHRRASCRIFALSEDDDRLIPVTLIDFLAIKERLIRPNLPPQQRTLAINLAPFYDYGPTLKDPNTIGQGIKFLNRHMSGNLSNHPEKWNRSLYEFLKLHQLHGTQLLLDGSLVRSPEELEEALSSAMDFLERCRYPDDLARISQRLGRLGFLAGWGNSLPRMLETMHMLQDILEQPDEANLEEFLSRIPMVSSVALISPHGWFGQENVLGRPDTGGQVVYVLDQAKALEDFLAQDLRDAGLEIAPKILIVSRLIPENEGTSADQRLEKVYDTDDVWILRVPFRYPDNSVVPHWLSRFRIWPYLDQFAVDAEEEIRRELGGRPDLLVGNYSDGNLVATRLSKNMGVIQCNIAHALEKSKYLFSDLYWDEFEPEYNFSIQFMADLLAMNQANFIITSTAQEITGTDNSIGQYESYQFFTMPGLVNVISGINLFHPRFNVIPPGVNQEVYFPYNRKRGRKVKMRREVTRLLFEQEDADCLGRLENLDLPPLFTIARLDRIKNLTGLVEAYGQDEELRRRVNLIMVASVTDPERSKDAEEAAEIRKMHGIIEQYGLRGQVRWVGKFLGKAETGEAYRIMADRRGVFVQPALFEAFGLTILEAMHSGLPVFATQFGGPLEIIEHEKSGFLINPTDQPAMTARLREFFHHCEENPRYWQGFSQRALERARERFTWQRHCRELTRLTKVYGFWRYSTSQQAKMRLNQYSEVLYHLFYKARAEQIR; the protein is encoded by the coding sequence ATGATGGAAAATGATCTGGGATGTTTCGTTGATGAACAGGATGTCGCGCCCCTGCGGGAGTTTCTCCTGTCGCTTCAGCGACCCGAACCGCCGCTGCTGCTGCGCAACGATATCCTGCTGGCCTTCCAGCAATTTGCCGGCCAGCGCCCCGCCGCTGAAGGTGATTTGGCCGGGGCCTGGCGGTTTCTGCGCAAAGTCCAGGAGGTGCTGCTGGCCGATGATCTGCTGATCATCCTCTACCGGCACCGCCGGGCCAGTTGCCGGATCTTTGCCTTGAGCGAAGATGACGACCGGCTGATCCCCGTCACCCTCATCGACTTTCTGGCCATCAAGGAACGTTTGATCAGGCCCAACCTGCCTCCCCAGCAGCGCACCCTGGCCATCAACCTGGCCCCCTTCTACGACTACGGCCCCACCCTGAAGGACCCCAATACCATCGGCCAGGGGATCAAGTTTTTAAACCGTCATATGTCCGGCAATCTGTCCAATCATCCCGAGAAATGGAACCGCTCGCTCTACGAATTTCTCAAGCTGCACCAGTTGCACGGTACCCAACTGCTGCTGGACGGCTCCCTGGTGCGCAGCCCCGAGGAACTGGAAGAGGCGCTTAGCAGTGCCATGGACTTTCTCGAACGTTGCCGGTACCCGGATGATCTGGCCAGAATCAGCCAACGCCTGGGGCGGCTGGGTTTTCTTGCCGGCTGGGGCAACAGTCTGCCCCGGATGCTGGAGACCATGCACATGCTGCAGGATATTCTGGAGCAGCCCGACGAGGCCAACCTGGAGGAGTTTCTCTCGCGCATCCCCATGGTTTCCAGCGTGGCCCTGATCAGCCCCCACGGCTGGTTTGGTCAGGAAAACGTGCTGGGGCGGCCGGACACCGGCGGCCAGGTGGTTTACGTGCTGGATCAGGCCAAGGCCCTGGAGGATTTTCTGGCCCAGGATCTGCGCGATGCGGGGCTTGAAATTGCCCCTAAAATCCTGATTGTCAGCCGGCTGATCCCGGAAAACGAGGGCACCAGCGCCGATCAGCGGCTGGAAAAGGTTTACGACACCGATGATGTCTGGATCCTGCGGGTCCCTTTCCGTTACCCCGACAACTCGGTGGTGCCGCACTGGCTGTCGCGGTTTCGGATCTGGCCCTATCTCGATCAGTTTGCGGTGGATGCCGAAGAGGAGATCCGGCGTGAGCTTGGCGGCCGGCCCGACCTGCTGGTGGGCAATTATTCCGACGGCAACCTGGTGGCCACCAGGCTTTCCAAAAACATGGGGGTGATCCAGTGCAATATCGCCCATGCCCTTGAGAAATCGAAATATCTCTTCAGCGACCTGTACTGGGATGAGTTTGAGCCGGAGTACAATTTTTCCATCCAGTTCATGGCCGACCTGCTGGCCATGAACCAGGCCAACTTCATCATCACCAGCACCGCCCAGGAGATCACCGGCACCGACAACAGCATCGGCCAGTATGAATCCTACCAGTTTTTCACCATGCCCGGACTGGTTAACGTGATCAGCGGCATCAACCTTTTTCATCCTCGCTTCAACGTCATCCCGCCGGGGGTTAACCAGGAGGTTTATTTTCCCTATAATCGCAAGCGGGGGCGCAAGGTGAAGATGCGCCGGGAGGTGACCCGGCTGCTGTTTGAACAAGAAGATGCCGATTGCCTGGGCCGCCTGGAGAATCTCGACCTGCCGCCGCTCTTTACCATCGCCCGGCTGGACCGGATTAAAAACCTCACCGGGCTGGTGGAGGCTTACGGCCAGGATGAGGAGCTGCGTCGGCGGGTCAACCTGATCATGGTGGCCAGCGTCACCGACCCGGAGCGCTCCAAGGATGCCGAAGAGGCGGCAGAGATCCGCAAGATGCATGGCATCATTGAGCAGTACGGCCTGCGGGGGCAGGTCCGCTGGGTCGGCAAATTTCTGGGCAAGGCCGAAACCGGCGAGGCCTACCGGATCATGGCCGACCGGCGGGGGGTGTTCGTCCAGCCGGCGCTGTTCGAGGCCTTTGGTTTGACCATTTTAGAGGCCATGCATTCTGGCCTGCCGGTTTTTGCCACCCAGTTCGGGGGGCCGCTGGAGATCATTGAGCATGAAAAATCGGGCTTTCTGATCAACCCCACCGACCAGCCGGCAATGACCGCCCGTTTGCGCGAGTTTTTTCACCATTGCGAGGAAAACCCCCGTTACTGGCAAGGCTTTTCCCAAAGGGCGCTGGAGCGGGCCCGGGAACGCTTCACCTGGCAGCGCCACTGCCGGGAGTTGACCCGGCTGACCAAGGTGTATGGTTTTTGGCGCTACTCCACCTCCCAACAGGCCAAGATGCGGCTTAATCAGTACAGCGAGGTGCTGTACCACCTTTTTTACAAGGCCAGGGCGGAACAGATCAGGTAG
- the tsaE gene encoding tRNA (adenosine(37)-N6)-threonylcarbamoyltransferase complex ATPase subunit type 1 TsaE produces MSLSEPIEQILPDLAALEAFGRELGRQAAAGDIICLYGPLGAGKTTLTRAIAAGLEVPPEQPVTSPTFALIHEHQGRLPLFHLDLYRLGGDEDELLELGIEDYLYGDGVCVIEWPERLGGLLPARHLDIRLAFAVPPAPETSRIVTVHRGH; encoded by the coding sequence ATGAGCTTGAGCGAGCCCATTGAGCAGATTCTGCCCGACCTGGCAGCCCTGGAAGCATTCGGCCGCGAGCTGGGCCGGCAAGCCGCCGCCGGGGACATCATCTGCCTGTACGGCCCTTTGGGCGCCGGCAAGACCACCCTTACCAGGGCCATTGCCGCCGGCCTGGAGGTGCCGCCCGAACAGCCGGTGACCAGCCCCACCTTTGCCCTGATCCACGAACATCAGGGGCGGCTGCCGCTTTTTCATCTCGACCTGTACCGTTTGGGCGGCGATGAGGATGAACTGCTGGAGTTGGGGATTGAGGACTACCTTTATGGCGATGGCGTCTGCGTCATCGAGTGGCCGGAAAGGCTGGGCGGCCTGCTGCCGGCAAGACACCTGGATATCCGGCTGGCCTTTGCCGTCCCGCCGGCCCCGGAGACGTCCAGAATCGTAACCGTTCACCGGGGGCACTAA
- a CDS encoding HAD-IIB family hydrolase produces MGKGKDRNLKDLYVQMFSIHGLVRGEALELGRDADTGGQVKYVLELARALGRRPEVERVELVTRLISDKAVSKDYAQPVEPLSPEARIVRIQCGGRKYVRKELLWPHLDEMVDKTVKYLKKQGRIPDVFHGHYADGGYVARELAAFFGVPFVFTGHSMGAHKKGKLMADGLSEEEVNRRYHIDQRIRVEERIIRDAEQIVVSTRHEIERQYSLYENFAAGHFNVVPPGIDIDTFYPYYQNQFEHNVDEELARQTRVVLLAELERFWGSTHKPFILALCRPDQRKNISGLIKAYGEDKDLQAIANLAIFAGIRKDIASMEENERHVLTEMLLLMDNYDLYGKLAIPKKHDFTLEVPELYRLCADSRGVFVNPALVEPFGLTLVEAASCGVPIVATEDGGPADIIANCDNGILVDPTDSGRIAAACKAILVDRELWDKYSRNGIIGVRNHYSWESHCASTIEVYARAQAAVPKPDPATEQKPRAIGKRLAGVDRLLITDIDNTLVGDEEAMRELLELLDKHRDQVAWGVATGRSLEVTLDVLAKHRIPVPDIIIAAVGTEIYYGPDFGRDNGWQQHLRYQWKPAAIRKALAGLVFLKLQEDSDQHPFKVSYFMDDAEDNLARVHFALQERKLHYTLEFSHGSFLDILPYRAGKGKALRYLSYKWNIPLNRIMICGDSGSDAQMLRGDTCGVVVGNYSRELEPLRGQRKLFFSKQEYAAGIMDGIRHYKFLNSGSRQVTKD; encoded by the coding sequence ATGGGTAAAGGCAAGGACAGGAATCTCAAAGACCTTTATGTGCAGATGTTCAGCATTCATGGTCTGGTGCGGGGGGAGGCACTGGAACTGGGGCGGGATGCCGATACCGGCGGGCAGGTGAAATATGTGCTGGAACTGGCCCGGGCCTTGGGGCGGCGTCCTGAAGTGGAACGGGTGGAGCTGGTTACCCGGCTGATCAGCGACAAAGCGGTTTCCAAGGATTATGCCCAGCCCGTGGAACCCCTCAGCCCGGAAGCCCGGATCGTTCGCATCCAGTGCGGCGGCCGCAAGTATGTCAGGAAAGAACTGCTTTGGCCCCACCTGGACGAGATGGTGGACAAGACCGTCAAGTACCTCAAAAAACAGGGTCGGATCCCCGATGTCTTTCACGGCCATTATGCCGATGGCGGTTACGTGGCCCGGGAGCTGGCGGCCTTTTTCGGGGTGCCTTTCGTCTTTACCGGGCACTCCATGGGGGCCCATAAAAAGGGCAAGCTGATGGCCGACGGCTTAAGCGAGGAAGAGGTCAACCGGCGCTATCATATTGATCAGCGCATCAGGGTGGAGGAACGGATTATCCGCGATGCCGAACAGATCGTGGTCAGCACCCGGCATGAGATCGAGCGGCAGTACAGCCTGTATGAAAACTTTGCCGCCGGCCATTTCAATGTGGTTCCGCCCGGGATTGATATCGACACCTTTTACCCTTACTACCAGAATCAGTTCGAACACAATGTTGATGAAGAACTGGCCCGGCAGACCAGGGTGGTGCTGCTGGCCGAGTTGGAGCGGTTCTGGGGTTCCACCCACAAGCCTTTTATCCTGGCCCTTTGTCGGCCCGACCAGCGTAAGAACATCTCCGGCCTGATCAAGGCTTACGGCGAGGACAAGGACCTGCAGGCCATTGCCAACCTGGCCATCTTCGCCGGGATCAGAAAGGATATTGCCAGCATGGAGGAAAACGAGCGCCACGTGCTCACCGAGATGCTGCTGCTGATGGACAACTATGACCTTTACGGTAAGCTGGCCATTCCCAAAAAACATGATTTTACCCTGGAGGTGCCGGAGCTTTACCGGCTCTGCGCCGACAGTCGCGGGGTTTTCGTCAACCCCGCCCTGGTGGAGCCTTTTGGCCTGACCCTGGTGGAGGCGGCGTCCTGCGGGGTGCCCATCGTCGCCACCGAGGACGGCGGCCCGGCGGATATCATTGCCAACTGCGACAACGGCATCCTGGTCGATCCCACCGACAGCGGCCGGATTGCCGCCGCCTGCAAGGCCATCCTGGTGGACCGGGAACTGTGGGACAAGTACTCCCGCAACGGTATCATCGGGGTGCGTAACCATTACTCCTGGGAGTCCCATTGCGCCTCCACCATCGAAGTGTATGCCCGGGCCCAGGCGGCCGTGCCCAAGCCTGATCCGGCCACCGAGCAGAAACCGCGCGCCATCGGCAAGCGTCTGGCCGGGGTGGATCGGCTGCTGATCACCGATATCGATAACACCCTGGTGGGCGATGAAGAGGCGATGCGGGAGTTGCTGGAACTGCTTGATAAGCACCGCGATCAGGTGGCCTGGGGGGTGGCCACCGGCCGCAGCCTGGAGGTGACCCTGGATGTGCTGGCCAAACACCGGATTCCGGTGCCGGATATCATTATTGCGGCGGTGGGTACGGAAATCTATTACGGTCCCGATTTCGGCCGGGACAATGGCTGGCAGCAGCACCTGCGTTACCAGTGGAAACCGGCGGCCATCCGCAAGGCCTTGGCCGGGCTGGTTTTTTTAAAGCTGCAGGAAGACAGCGACCAGCATCCGTTTAAGGTCAGCTATTTCATGGACGACGCGGAGGATAACCTGGCCCGGGTCCATTTCGCCCTGCAGGAGCGGAAGCTGCATTACACCCTGGAGTTTTCCCACGGCAGTTTTCTCGATATCCTGCCGTACCGGGCCGGCAAGGGCAAGGCCCTGCGCTATCTCAGCTACAAGTGGAATATCCCCTTAAATCGCATCATGATCTGCGGTGATTCCGGCAGTGACGCCCAGATGCTGCGGGGCGACACCTGCGGGGTGGTGGTGGGCAACTACTCCCGGGAGCTGGAGCCCCTGCGCGGGCAGCGCAAGCTCTTCTTCAGCAAGCAGGAATACGCCGCCGGGATCATGGATGGCATCCGGCACTACAAATTTCTTAATTCCGGCAGTCGCCAGGTGACAAAGGATTGA
- a CDS encoding NAD(P)/FAD-dependent oxidoreductase, protein MPISSAHTIIIGAGPAGLACATALAAAGREVLVLERLSTAGPKPCAGGVPAGSLEPDMPPELLERSFHRQRIVTACQDFQFQGEDPIIHTINRERLGSWMQQRAEAAGAVIQTGTRALRINGRTLTTDQGEISFQYLVGADGSNSLVRRHLGLPLVLAGIGITYQVPGHFPEMEWHLQPRLFGSGYAWIFPHRDSASVGVYAFRRRQRSHLLHDRLHLWAEKRGLRLDQARPRASLVSFDYRGSRFGSLFLAGDAAGLASGLTGEGIAAALYSGRAVAATILKDHGQAPDLAPLLSRHRQHSRLVRLTTALPPAGRLILETLALALRWRLLQPDSLEIRARHQAGTP, encoded by the coding sequence ATGCCAATCTCTTCCGCTCATACCATCATTATCGGGGCCGGTCCGGCGGGCCTGGCCTGCGCCACAGCCCTGGCGGCGGCGGGCAGGGAGGTGCTGGTACTGGAGCGACTGTCCACCGCCGGACCCAAACCCTGTGCCGGCGGGGTGCCCGCCGGCTCTTTGGAGCCGGACATGCCGCCGGAACTGCTGGAGCGCAGTTTTCATCGCCAGCGAATTGTCACTGCCTGCCAGGACTTCCAGTTCCAGGGAGAGGATCCGATCATCCACACCATCAACCGTGAGCGGCTGGGAAGCTGGATGCAGCAGCGGGCCGAAGCCGCCGGCGCGGTGATTCAGACCGGCACCAGGGCACTGCGGATTAACGGTCGGACACTGACCACCGACCAGGGCGAGATCAGCTTCCAGTATCTGGTAGGCGCCGACGGCAGCAACTCCCTGGTCCGCCGCCACCTCGGCCTGCCCCTGGTTCTGGCCGGTATCGGCATCACCTACCAGGTGCCGGGCCACTTCCCGGAGATGGAGTGGCACCTGCAACCCAGGCTTTTCGGCAGCGGTTACGCCTGGATCTTTCCCCACCGTGACAGTGCCTCGGTAGGGGTTTACGCCTTTCGCCGCCGCCAGCGTTCACACCTGCTGCATGACCGGCTCCATCTCTGGGCGGAAAAACGGGGCCTCCGGCTTGACCAGGCTCGCCCCCGGGCCTCGCTGGTCAGCTTCGATTACCGGGGCAGCCGATTCGGCAGTCTTTTTCTGGCTGGCGATGCCGCCGGCCTGGCTTCCGGCCTCACCGGTGAAGGAATCGCCGCCGCTTTGTATTCCGGCCGCGCGGTGGCGGCGACGATCCTTAAAGACCACGGCCAGGCCCCGGACCTGGCCCCTCTGCTTTCCCGGCACCGCCAGCACAGCCGCCTGGTTCGCCTTACCACCGCTCTGCCCCCGGCCGGGCGCCTGATTCTGGAAACCCTGGCCCTGGCTTTGCGCTGGAGGCTGCTGCAACCCGACAGTTTGGAAATTCGCGCCCGCCACCAAGCGGGGACACCATAA
- a CDS encoding M23 family metallopeptidase, whose product MSLEPIQKREKKSAFPWRFWLLVVAAAILVPVLVILVRLHEGNPPRLGLDPEVAWVGQHNEFAVLAADERSGLRSVEVLLRQGGREVGLLKREFPRASAFFRAGPEEFREVVEVVGRELNLREGEAELVLKAGDYSWRNWGSGNYREEIYPVVIDTRPPVINVGAATRYVRAGGAGVVRYTIDEEVVKHGVEINGFFHPGFPLADDRSGEYLAYIGLPHDTTSLDQAQVVAVDRAGNQARAGLGINLRQVEYSTGRINVSDSFLRSKLPEFVTHYPELSGSYLEQYLYVNRRVREMNDRRIMEICRDSHPQRLWEGRFLRMARSSEQAGFGDHRSYFYDGRKIDEQTHLGIDLASVRQAEIQAANHGIVVFAEYLGIYGNTVIIDHGQGIFSLYSHLSRITTEVGERVARGDQLGYSGVTGMAGGDHLHFSMLVNGIFVNPIEWWDRNWVENQLTVEP is encoded by the coding sequence ATGAGTCTTGAACCTATCCAGAAAAGGGAAAAGAAAAGCGCTTTTCCCTGGCGTTTTTGGTTGTTGGTGGTGGCTGCGGCCATCCTGGTGCCGGTGCTGGTCATCCTGGTCCGCCTCCACGAGGGGAATCCTCCCCGGCTGGGGCTGGACCCGGAAGTGGCCTGGGTCGGCCAGCACAACGAGTTTGCGGTGCTGGCCGCCGATGAGCGCAGCGGCTTACGTTCAGTGGAGGTACTGCTGCGCCAGGGAGGTCGAGAAGTCGGCCTGCTGAAGCGGGAGTTTCCCCGGGCCAGCGCCTTTTTTCGCGCCGGTCCGGAGGAATTCCGGGAAGTAGTTGAGGTGGTCGGACGCGAACTTAATCTGCGGGAAGGTGAGGCTGAACTGGTGCTCAAGGCCGGAGATTATTCCTGGCGCAACTGGGGCAGCGGTAACTACCGGGAAGAGATTTATCCCGTGGTCATTGACACCCGGCCGCCGGTGATCAACGTTGGGGCCGCCACGCGTTACGTCCGGGCCGGCGGGGCCGGGGTGGTGCGCTACACCATTGATGAAGAGGTGGTGAAACACGGGGTGGAGATCAACGGCTTTTTCCACCCCGGCTTCCCGCTGGCCGATGACAGGTCCGGTGAATATCTGGCCTATATCGGGTTGCCCCATGATACCACTTCCCTCGATCAGGCTCAGGTGGTGGCGGTGGACCGGGCCGGCAACCAGGCCCGGGCGGGGCTGGGTATCAACCTGCGGCAGGTGGAATACTCCACCGGCCGGATCAATGTTTCCGACAGTTTTCTGCGCAGCAAATTGCCGGAGTTTGTCACCCACTACCCGGAGCTGTCCGGCAGTTACCTGGAGCAGTACCTCTATGTCAACCGCCGGGTGCGCGAGATGAATGATCGGCGGATCATGGAGATCTGCCGAGATTCACACCCACAGCGGCTCTGGGAAGGCAGGTTTTTGCGCATGGCCCGGAGCAGCGAGCAGGCCGGGTTTGGCGATCACCGCAGTTATTTCTATGATGGCCGCAAGATCGATGAGCAGACCCACCTTGGCATTGACCTGGCCTCGGTGCGGCAGGCGGAGATCCAGGCCGCCAACCACGGTATTGTGGTCTTCGCCGAGTACCTGGGGATTTACGGCAATACGGTGATCATTGATCACGGCCAGGGGATCTTCAGCCTGTACTCCCACCTGAGCCGGATCACCACCGAGGTGGGCGAGCGGGTGGCACGGGGTGACCAGCTGGGTTACAGCGGGGTTACCGGGATGGCCGGCGGCGACCATTTACACTTCAGCATGCTGGTCAACGGTATTTTCGTCAATCCCATCGAGTGGTGGGATCGTAACTGGGTAGAAAATCAACTCACCGTGGAGCCCTGA